In Prunus dulcis chromosome 1, ALMONDv2, whole genome shotgun sequence, the following are encoded in one genomic region:
- the LOC117616021 gene encoding KH domain-containing protein HEN4-like: MSAPLTPSKRPHDENPIEPNGKGKLQKSENQPSKLSSGNAVFRVLCPVSKLDSITGDGGSFISQICQETLVKVRVEETVPGCDERVIIVGSDRENDVDTEHSKEDGVEGENVDEKHDDTKDSKENDENKESVPNEDSESVPNEDSKSDNLTPSVKKALQLVFERIIEGETETDGGDEQGEKSLTFVCRLLVLSTQVGCLLGKGGSVVKQMSSESGAQIRILPRDKLPLCATASDELVQVTGEVDAVRKALESVSQQLLENLPRDSDSSLSNTSGPSSHSIGQSLPRPEVYPPPNRSQGAPYSDQLGDVADSHPAAHPLIPKFHGSGRMKPSQEVLTFRLLCHEERVGGVIGKGGSIIKTLKQETGCEIKVMEGVPDSEDRLIIVSGPAHPDDRISPVQDAVLRVQSRIFRAAPNSKEQSMMARLLVSSNQIGCLLGKGGAIIAEMRKLSRAHIRIMGKDQIPKCAPDDEELVQINGEFEAVKDALLQITTRLRHHYFRDAFPSINYPPNPAYLDQPPFQSYMRRDFSPPGMHSNLGMPFHKFDAVGGPPPHGVFHPHDDRAPFMHNIHRLGGPPHLSERRPWGPQGHLEGGGPLGLPNFAPQRRIPGFGGSQPAIITNTTVEVVVPSSLVPVINGEDGECLKQIRQISDAKVTITEPKPGALETVIIISGTPEQTHAAQSLIQAFVMSETDSS; the protein is encoded by the exons ATGTCAGCTCCATTAACGCCTTCAAAGAGACCACATGATGAGAACCCTATAGAGCCAAATGGGAAAGGGAAGCTGCAAAAGTCTGAAAATCAACCTTCTAAACTCTCATCTGGCAATGCTGTTTTCAGGGTACTGTGCCCTGTGTCCAAACTTGATAGTATCACTGGGGATGGTGGCTCTTTTATATCACAAATTTGTCAAGAGACTCTTGTAAAGGTCAGAGTTGAGGAAACTGTCCCCGGATGTGACGAAAGAGTTATTATTGTGGGTTCTGATAGAGAGAATGATGTTGATACTGAGCATAGCAAGGAGGATGGTGTTGAAGGGGAAAATGTGGATGAAAAGCATGATGATACTAAGGATTCaaaagagaatgatgaaaataaGGAATCTGTTCCTAATGAAGATTCGGAATCTGTTCCTAATGAAGATTCGAAATCTGACAACTTAACTCCATCTGTGAAGAAAGCTCTGCAACTTGTGTTTGAGAGAATAATTGAAGGGGAAACAGAGACTGATGGAGGGGACGAACAAGGTGAAAAGTCTTTGACATTTGTTTGTAGATTACTAGTCCTTTCGACTCAAGTGGGATGCCTTTTGGGAAAGGGTGGTAGTGTGGTCAAACAAATGTCATCTGAAAGTGGGGCACAAATCCGGATCCTTCCTAGAGATAAACTTCCATTATGTGCAACAGCTTCCGATGAACTAGTTCAG GTTACTGGGGAAGTTGATGCAGTTAGGAAAGCTCTTGAATCTGTTTCTCAGCAGCTTTTGGAGAATCTACCTCGTGATAGTGACTCTTCCCTGTCCAATACTTCAGGGCCATCATCTCATTCAATTGGTCAATCTCTTCCTAGACCAGAAGTATATCCACCACCCAACCGTTCTCAAGGAGCACCATATAGTGATCAGCTTGGAGATGTTGCAGATTCACATCCTGCTGCTCATCCACTAATACCCAAATTCCATGGAAGTGGTAGGATGAAGCCTTCACAGGAAGTCCTAACTTTCCGCTTATTGTGCCATGAAGAGAGAGTAGGAGGTGTAATTGGAAAAGGTGGATCCATAATAAAGACGCTTAAGCAAGAAACGGGCTGTGAAATCAAAGTTATGGAAGGCGTGCCTGACTCAGAGGACCGTCTTATTATTGTATCTGGTCCTGCG CACCCAGATGATAGGATATCACCTGTCCAAGATGCCGTTCTTCGTGTCCAGAGTAGAATATTCAGGGCTGCACCTAATAGCAAGGAACAATCCATGATGGCGAGGCTTCTTGTTTCCTCTAATCAAATTGGTTGTCTCCTTGGCAAGGGTGGTGCCATCATTGCCGAAATGAGAAAGTTATCTCGGGCGCATATCCGTATAATGGGGAAGGATCAAATTCCAAAATGTGCTCCAGATGATGAAGAACTTGTTCAG ATAAATGGAGAATTCGAAGCCGTTAAAGATGCTCTTCTCCAGATCACCACTAGGTTGCGGCATCACTATTTCCGTGATGCATttccttctataaattatcCTCCAAATCCCGCGTATTTGGATCAACCTCCATTTCAATCATATATGAGGAGGGACTTCTCACCTCCAGGAATGCATTCTAATTTAGGCATGCCATTTCACAAGTTTGATGCTGTTGGTGGCCCTCCTCCACATGGTGTTTTTCATCCCCATGATGATCGTGCTCCTTTTATGCACAATATTCATAGGTTAGGTGGGCCCCCGCATTTATCTGAAAGAAGACCTTGGGGTCCTCAG GGACATCTTGAGGGTGGTGGTCCATTAGGCCTGCCgaattttgctccacaaaGAAGAATTCCAGGATTTGGAGGAAGCCAGCCAGCTATAATAACCAACACCACTGTTGAAGTTGTTGTCCCTAGTTCCCTTGTTCCTGTAATAAATGGAGAAGATGGTGAATGCTTGAAGCAAATACGTCAG ATTTCGGATGCAAAAGTTACCATTACGGAGCCTAAGCCCGGAGCACTTGAAACTGTGATCATAATATCTGGAACACCTGAACAAACGCATGCTGCGCAGAGTCTTATTCAAGCATTTGTGATGAGTGAGACTGACTCTTCTTGA
- the LOC117632352 gene encoding probable inactive poly [ADP-ribose] polymerase SRO3, whose translation MAANAATQKKLVQSVTVRVPTQTHSSSSSSSASRRSVCSRGSGCCSVRNRIHYPSNFKRSAAPARVMFFQNGSWNDLPDHVIEILRSGFVERKAVVSVEIDGSTFLFDFMRMLQIDSGTGAQRSIAWIDENGKCFFPVAFVCEDLKDGSDSLDSPKRSIDNRVVVPGRVLGKRKTDDVDEDEVTSSIRQRIVDKSSPWPNMKLLKEGEKPYAVGSQVFLSGMRRVDPVAAVTSIHQCVRTGPLDRARYEVFQKQVEMTKVARGVANVVHAWYGASASEIRGILTHGFGGPSKVSGPQSRGVGLYLSHLSAPHLSAGRSEPDDNSEKHAILCRVILGNVEKVEAGSQQCHPSSTEFDTGVDDLRNPKWYVVWSTNMNRHVLPDCVVSYKSSVRVPAQMGRLCSIDALVSRVQKYLTPSKVEELSSLVCDLKVGKLAKSDFVRQFRSVTGDQLKPSVIRELRG comes from the exons ATGGCTGCCAACGCCGCAACACAGAAGAAGCTCGTCCAATCGGTCACCGTTAGGGTTCCGACCCAGACGCATTCTTCGTCGTCGTCTTCTTCAGCGAGCCGTAGAAGCGTCTGCAGTCGCGGGTCGGGTTGTTGCTCCGTGCGCAATCGGATCCACTACCCCTCCAATTTCAAGCGGAGCGCGGCTCCGGCCCGGGTCATGTTCTTCCAGAACGGGTCCTGGAACGACTTGCCGGATCACGTCATTGAAATTCTGCGTTCGGGTTTCGTGGAGCGCAAGGCTGTGGTCAGCGTTGAAATTGACGGGTCAACTTTCTTGTTTGACTTCATGCGGATGTTGCAGATTGATTCGGGCACTGGAGCTCAGAGATCGATTGCTTGGATTGACGAAAACGGCAAGTGTTTTTTCCCTGTGGCGTTTGTTTGCGAGGATTTAAAGGACGGGTCGGATAGTCTGGATAGTCCGAAGAGAAGTATCGATAATCGGGTTGTCGTCCCGGGTCGGGTTTTGGGTAAGAGAAAGACAGATGACGTCGATGAAGACGAAGTGACCTCGTCGATACGGCAGCGTATTGTGGACAAGAGTTCACCGTGGCCAAATATGAAGTTGTTGAAAGAAGGAGAAAAGCCTTACGCAGTTGGGAGCCAGGTGTTTCTCTCAGGGATGAGAAGGGTTGATCCAGTGGCTGCTGTGACTTCAATTCATCAGTGTGTTCGAACTGGGCCGTTGGATAGGGCTCGCTACGAGGTCTTTCAAAAGCAAGTTGAGATGACCAAGGTGGCTCGGGGCGTGGCCAATGTGGTTCATGCTTGGTACGGCGCTTCGGCCAGCGAAATAAGAGGCATATTGACACATGGTTTTGGCGGGCCTAGCAAGGTTTCTGGGCCTCAGTCTCGTGGTGTTGGTCTTTACCTGTCACATTTATCAGCACCTCACCTAAG TGCTGGGCGGTCGGAGCCGGATGATAACAGCGAAAAACATGCTATTTTGTGCCGGGTTATATTAGGCAATGTTGAAAAAGTTGAGGCAGGGTCTCAACAATGCCATCCTTCTAGTACTGAATTCGATACGGGTGTAGATGATCTTAGGAATCCTAAGTGGTATGTAGTATGGTCCACCAATATGAATAGACATGTTCTTCCTGATTGTGTTGTGAGCTACAAATCATCTGTTCGTGTGCCAG CTCAAATGGGAAGACTTTGCTCTATTGACGCATTGGTTTCGAGGGTTCAGAAATACCTTACTCCTTCTAAAGTTGAGGAACTGTCCTCTCTGGTGTGCGACTTGAAG GTTGGAAAGCTTGCAAAAAGTGATTTCGTAAGACAGTTTCGATCAGTTACTGGAGACCAATTGAAGCCATCTGTTATTCGGGAGTTGCGTGGCTAG
- the LOC117614794 gene encoding inositol-tetrakisphosphate 1-kinase 3-like isoform X1: MREEMPYGTEEGEGEEVGFPINTHKRLVVVGYALTSKKTKSFLQPKLEGLARNKGILFVAIDHNRPLSDQGPFDIVLHKLSGKEWRQILEDYRQTHPEVTVLDPPDAIQHLHNRQSMLQAVADMNLSDSYGKVGVPRQLVVKRDASSIPDAVANSGLTLPIVAKPLVNDGSAKSHELSLAFDRYSLQKLEPPLVLQEFVNHGGVLFKVYIVGEAIKVVRRFSLPDVSKRELSKTAGVYRFPRVSCAAASADDADLDPGIAELPPRPLLERLAKELRRRLGLRLFNLDMIREHGTRDRFYVIDINYFPGYGKMPEYEHIFTDFLLSLVQAKYKKRSG; this comes from the exons ATGAGGGAGGAAATGCCGTACGGAACCGAAGAAGGTGAGGGGGAGGAAGTTGGGTTTCCTATTAACACTCATAAGAgattggtggtggtgggttaTGCTCTTACGTCTAAGAAGACGAAGAGCTTTTTGCAGCCAAAGCTTGAAGGTTTAGCTAG AAACAAGGGGATTTTATTTGTTGCTATCGATCATAACAGGCCCCTTTCGGATCAAGGTCCTTTTGACATTGTGCTGCATAAG TTGTCAGGAAAAGAGTGGCGCCAGATTCTTGAG GACTATAGGCAAACACATCCTGAAGTCACTGTTCTTGATCCACCTGATGCCATACAACATTTACACAATCGTCAATCCATGCTCCAGGCTGTTGCTGATATGAACTTGTCTGATTCCTATG GCAAAGTTGGTGTTCCCAGACAGTTGGTTGTCAAAAGAGATGCATCGTCCATACCTGATGCTGTTGCAAATAGTGGGCTGACACTACCCATTG TTGCAAAGCCACTGGTCAATGATGGAAGTGCAAAGTCACATGAATTATCACTTGCTTTTGATCGATACTCTCTCCAAAAGCTTGAACCTCCACTTGTTCTTCAGGAGTTCGTAAACCATG GAGGTGTTCTTTTTAAAGTCTATATTGTGGGTGAAGCTATAAAAGTGGTCAGGCGTTTCTCTTTACCTGATGTCAGTAAACGAGAGCTCTCCAAAACGGCTGGTGTATATCGTTTCCCCAGGGTTTCTTGTGCTGCAGCTTCTGCAGATGATGCAGATCTGGACCCAGGCATTGCTG AACTTCCTCCACGACCGTTACTTGAGAGACTTGCCAAAGAACTTCGCCGTAGACTG GGTCTGCGGCTGTTCAACTTGGATATGATCAGAGAGCATGGGACCAGAGATCGGTTTTATGTCATTGACATTAACTATTTCCCTG GGTATGGGAAAATGCCAGAGTATGAGCACATATTTACGGACTTCCTCTTGAGCCTGGTGCAGGCCAAGTACAAAAAAAGATCTGGCTGA
- the LOC117614794 gene encoding inositol-tetrakisphosphate 1-kinase 3-like isoform X2, giving the protein MLVEHRDYRQTHPEVTVLDPPDAIQHLHNRQSMLQAVADMNLSDSYGKVGVPRQLVVKRDASSIPDAVANSGLTLPIVAKPLVNDGSAKSHELSLAFDRYSLQKLEPPLVLQEFVNHGGVLFKVYIVGEAIKVVRRFSLPDVSKRELSKTAGVYRFPRVSCAAASADDADLDPGIAELPPRPLLERLAKELRRRLGLRLFNLDMIREHGTRDRFYVIDINYFPGYGKMPEYEHIFTDFLLSLVQAKYKKRSG; this is encoded by the exons ATGCTGGTTGAACATCGG GACTATAGGCAAACACATCCTGAAGTCACTGTTCTTGATCCACCTGATGCCATACAACATTTACACAATCGTCAATCCATGCTCCAGGCTGTTGCTGATATGAACTTGTCTGATTCCTATG GCAAAGTTGGTGTTCCCAGACAGTTGGTTGTCAAAAGAGATGCATCGTCCATACCTGATGCTGTTGCAAATAGTGGGCTGACACTACCCATTG TTGCAAAGCCACTGGTCAATGATGGAAGTGCAAAGTCACATGAATTATCACTTGCTTTTGATCGATACTCTCTCCAAAAGCTTGAACCTCCACTTGTTCTTCAGGAGTTCGTAAACCATG GAGGTGTTCTTTTTAAAGTCTATATTGTGGGTGAAGCTATAAAAGTGGTCAGGCGTTTCTCTTTACCTGATGTCAGTAAACGAGAGCTCTCCAAAACGGCTGGTGTATATCGTTTCCCCAGGGTTTCTTGTGCTGCAGCTTCTGCAGATGATGCAGATCTGGACCCAGGCATTGCTG AACTTCCTCCACGACCGTTACTTGAGAGACTTGCCAAAGAACTTCGCCGTAGACTG GGTCTGCGGCTGTTCAACTTGGATATGATCAGAGAGCATGGGACCAGAGATCGGTTTTATGTCATTGACATTAACTATTTCCCTG GGTATGGGAAAATGCCAGAGTATGAGCACATATTTACGGACTTCCTCTTGAGCCTGGTGCAGGCCAAGTACAAAAAAAGATCTGGCTGA
- the LOC117614794 gene encoding inositol-tetrakisphosphate 1-kinase 3-like isoform X3, whose amino-acid sequence MLQAVADMNLSDSYGKVGVPRQLVVKRDASSIPDAVANSGLTLPIVAKPLVNDGSAKSHELSLAFDRYSLQKLEPPLVLQEFVNHGGVLFKVYIVGEAIKVVRRFSLPDVSKRELSKTAGVYRFPRVSCAAASADDADLDPGIAELPPRPLLERLAKELRRRLGLRLFNLDMIREHGTRDRFYVIDINYFPGYGKMPEYEHIFTDFLLSLVQAKYKKRSG is encoded by the exons ATGCTCCAGGCTGTTGCTGATATGAACTTGTCTGATTCCTATG GCAAAGTTGGTGTTCCCAGACAGTTGGTTGTCAAAAGAGATGCATCGTCCATACCTGATGCTGTTGCAAATAGTGGGCTGACACTACCCATTG TTGCAAAGCCACTGGTCAATGATGGAAGTGCAAAGTCACATGAATTATCACTTGCTTTTGATCGATACTCTCTCCAAAAGCTTGAACCTCCACTTGTTCTTCAGGAGTTCGTAAACCATG GAGGTGTTCTTTTTAAAGTCTATATTGTGGGTGAAGCTATAAAAGTGGTCAGGCGTTTCTCTTTACCTGATGTCAGTAAACGAGAGCTCTCCAAAACGGCTGGTGTATATCGTTTCCCCAGGGTTTCTTGTGCTGCAGCTTCTGCAGATGATGCAGATCTGGACCCAGGCATTGCTG AACTTCCTCCACGACCGTTACTTGAGAGACTTGCCAAAGAACTTCGCCGTAGACTG GGTCTGCGGCTGTTCAACTTGGATATGATCAGAGAGCATGGGACCAGAGATCGGTTTTATGTCATTGACATTAACTATTTCCCTG GGTATGGGAAAATGCCAGAGTATGAGCACATATTTACGGACTTCCTCTTGAGCCTGGTGCAGGCCAAGTACAAAAAAAGATCTGGCTGA
- the LOC117614488 gene encoding 50S ribosomal protein 6, chloroplastic: protein MSVSAVLGPQLVAVGVPVKNPSATASFGVPKTSPWRGSVGGGTGLMIECSSRPQKKATAHHRKTRPRKTQPWDVKRKPTVYTPLPPLPADWTLVSSADEASSSSPQEPPTTE from the coding sequence ATGTCAGTTTCAGCTGTGTTGGGGCCTCAATTGGTGGCTGTGGGTGTGCCCGTGAAGAACCCATCTGCGACGGCGTCGTTTGGGGTCCCAAAGACATCCCCATGGCGCGGCTCAGTTGGTGGAGGTACTGGGTTGATGATTGAGTGTTCGTCGAGGCCACAGAAGAAGGCCACTGCTCATCACAGGAAGACTCGGCCTCGCAAAACGCAGCCATGGGACGTGAAACGCAAGCCCACTGTGTACACTCCTCTGCCTCCTCTCCCTGCCGACTGGACATTGGTCTCTTCTGCAGATGAagcttcatcttcttccccaCAAGAGCCACCCACTACTGAGTAG